A genomic segment from Nitrospira sp. encodes:
- a CDS encoding O-antigen polymerase, whose translation MVSAKRHPFIPAENSPRLAVRRPVPQESKIGFYLVMLAMLFEFGRPQDFFPPLKIIPFPTLLDTSLALAVFVSGKASFANMQTKLWMGLLVFMALWVPFARNNYHALMLLKDMTLYFFFYLGVITFINSTNRMHKLIFMWLGVHTVLAINGMLHQGRGVGGWLGDENDFGMEMNVAVPVAFFMYQNAKDARGKILYLSLLGLFILSLVSTSSRGGFLGLLAVSAYCWVYSPRKIMSLIVGVCLAGLVLVAAPDEYWDRISTITEEKTMDEGTAGQRMFTWGIGWEMFLGNPVFGVGQGNFPWTIGEYMGGRTWQTKSLAGRQAHSLYFTLLPELGLVGALIFGSMVYFNYRDLRLREFFQHTSRGVTKRADGRGDVEISRAAMFGNAILGGMIGYLVTSTFISTLYYPTFWIMMALAVALRNTTQTYAASSPDAAAGVTPRVAPWMRPRPAR comes from the coding sequence ATGGTAAGTGCAAAGCGACATCCCTTTATCCCGGCGGAAAACTCGCCTCGCTTAGCGGTCAGGCGGCCGGTACCTCAGGAGTCCAAAATCGGATTCTACCTGGTGATGCTGGCCATGCTGTTTGAGTTCGGCCGGCCGCAAGACTTTTTCCCGCCGCTTAAAATCATTCCGTTTCCCACTCTTCTGGATACTTCCTTGGCTTTGGCAGTATTTGTATCGGGCAAGGCGAGTTTTGCGAACATGCAAACCAAGCTTTGGATGGGTTTGCTGGTCTTCATGGCGCTCTGGGTGCCATTCGCGAGAAATAACTATCACGCGTTGATGCTTTTGAAGGACATGACACTGTATTTCTTCTTTTATTTGGGTGTCATTACGTTCATCAACAGCACCAACCGCATGCACAAACTCATTTTCATGTGGCTGGGTGTGCACACCGTGCTTGCAATCAATGGAATGTTACATCAGGGGCGTGGCGTGGGAGGCTGGCTGGGAGACGAGAATGATTTCGGGATGGAAATGAATGTGGCTGTTCCAGTCGCATTTTTTATGTATCAAAACGCGAAGGATGCGCGAGGAAAAATTCTTTACCTGAGCTTATTGGGCCTCTTCATCTTGTCCCTGGTTTCCACCTCCTCGCGAGGTGGATTTCTAGGTTTGTTGGCGGTGAGTGCATATTGCTGGGTCTATTCTCCCAGGAAAATTATGTCACTGATTGTGGGAGTGTGCCTTGCTGGTCTTGTGCTCGTTGCGGCTCCCGATGAGTACTGGGACCGCATCAGCACCATTACCGAAGAGAAAACCATGGATGAAGGAACAGCGGGGCAGCGAATGTTCACCTGGGGGATTGGGTGGGAGATGTTCCTGGGGAATCCTGTCTTCGGGGTTGGCCAAGGTAATTTTCCATGGACGATCGGCGAGTACATGGGAGGGCGAACATGGCAAACAAAATCGTTGGCTGGCCGTCAGGCACACTCTCTATATTTTACATTGTTGCCTGAGTTGGGTCTGGTGGGAGCGTTGATTTTTGGGTCAATGGTGTATTTCAACTACAGGGATTTGAGGTTAAGAGAATTCTTCCAACATACGTCGCGCGGAGTTACAAAGAGGGCTGACGGGAGGGGGGATGTGGAAATCTCGCGGGCAGCCATGTTCGGCAATGCCATTCTGGGCGGCATGATCGGCTATCTCGTGACCAGCACCTTCATCTCAACCCTCTATTATCCGACCTTCTGGATTATGATGGCGCTTGCAGTGGCGCTGCGGAATACTACACAGACCTATGCGGCGAGCTCGCCTGATGCAGCAGCAGGCGTTACTCCTCGGGTTGCTCCTTGGATGAGGCCACGTCCGGCGAGGTAA